The following proteins are co-located in the Paraburkholderia phytofirmans PsJN genome:
- a CDS encoding cupredoxin domain-containing protein — protein MSTDSNHQPGGGHAVALRAERRWAIFAVALIVLMLAVIVFSGLHWAMMPPSRVETIDPSRLQLSGEFVEDNLGSAVEPDGSVVVRFIAQQYSFTPQCLLVPADTPITIRTTSADVVHGLLVTDTNINTMVVPGYVATLNTRFDVPADHTMPCHEFCGFGHQTMWAHVKVIDKAAFFEQARQSRRLSCVSR, from the coding sequence ATGTCGACCGATTCCAATCATCAACCGGGCGGCGGCCACGCGGTCGCCCTGCGCGCCGAACGGCGCTGGGCCATCTTCGCCGTCGCATTGATCGTGCTGATGCTGGCCGTCATCGTGTTCTCCGGGCTGCATTGGGCAATGATGCCGCCTTCGCGCGTCGAAACGATCGATCCGTCGCGCCTGCAACTGTCCGGCGAATTCGTCGAAGACAATCTCGGCAGCGCGGTCGAGCCGGACGGCTCGGTGGTCGTGCGCTTCATCGCGCAGCAGTATTCGTTCACGCCGCAATGCCTGCTGGTGCCCGCCGACACGCCGATCACGATCCGCACCACCAGCGCCGACGTCGTGCACGGCCTGCTCGTCACCGACACGAACATCAACACGATGGTCGTGCCCGGCTATGTCGCCACGCTCAACACGCGTTTCGACGTGCCCGCCGATCACACCATGCCGTGCCACGAGTTCTGCGGGTTCGGCCACCAAACCATGTGGGCACACGTGAAAGTCATCGACAAAGCCGCCTTCTTCGAGCAGGCCCGACAATCCCGGAGGCTGAGCTGTGT
- a CDS encoding c-type cytochrome: protein MKPIFRSPGARRTLRAALVTLMKRRCGPASLVSGLLVGGLLVAGSAALLRAWPMPVLIAEARAAETNTASTPGADTRPDIVKRGEYLARAGDCVACHTAPRGKLFAGGLAMETPFGTLYSPNITPDAQYGIGTWSQDAFFKMMRTGRTPEGTLIYPAMPIAQYTKVTREDSDAIFAYLKTVAPVREPNRKHTLRFPFNQRKLLYGWRTLYFREGEFQPDPTKSVEWNRGAYLVEGLGHCTMCHTKINMLGGSSQSEQFAGGLIPVQNWYAPSLTSDKDGGLGDWSIKDIVDLLQAGISDRGAVYGPMAEVTYHSLQYMTEEDVKAMAVYLKTLPDKSGRKSGPSAPTNTNVFALGEKIYADKCALCHGAKGEGKLQHYPPLAGNQSIEMDSAVNPIRIVLNGGFPPGTRRNPEPYGMPPFGQELNDTDAAAVVTYIRTAWGNHGQPVTSREVNELRNAPLH, encoded by the coding sequence ATGAAGCCGATCTTTCGCTCTCCGGGCGCTCGTCGCACGTTGCGTGCCGCTTTGGTCACCTTGATGAAGCGCCGTTGCGGACCGGCGTCGCTCGTATCGGGTCTGCTGGTTGGCGGCCTGCTCGTGGCCGGCAGCGCCGCGCTTCTGCGTGCATGGCCGATGCCTGTGCTGATCGCCGAAGCACGCGCCGCCGAGACCAATACAGCATCCACGCCGGGCGCCGACACGCGGCCCGATATCGTCAAACGCGGCGAGTATCTGGCGCGCGCCGGCGACTGCGTCGCCTGCCACACGGCGCCGCGCGGCAAACTGTTCGCCGGCGGCCTCGCAATGGAAACGCCGTTCGGCACGCTGTACTCGCCGAACATCACGCCGGACGCGCAGTACGGCATCGGCACCTGGAGTCAGGACGCCTTCTTCAAAATGATGCGCACCGGCCGCACGCCGGAGGGCACGTTGATCTACCCGGCCATGCCGATCGCGCAATACACCAAGGTCACGCGCGAAGACTCGGACGCGATCTTCGCGTATCTGAAGACGGTCGCGCCGGTCCGCGAGCCGAATCGCAAGCACACGCTGCGCTTCCCGTTCAACCAGCGCAAGCTGCTGTACGGCTGGCGCACGCTGTATTTCCGCGAGGGCGAGTTCCAGCCCGACCCGACGAAATCGGTCGAATGGAACCGCGGCGCGTATCTGGTCGAAGGACTCGGGCACTGCACCATGTGCCACACCAAGATCAATATGCTCGGCGGATCGTCGCAAAGCGAGCAGTTCGCGGGCGGTCTGATTCCGGTGCAGAACTGGTACGCGCCGTCGCTGACCTCGGACAAGGACGGCGGCCTCGGCGACTGGAGCATCAAGGACATCGTCGATCTGCTGCAAGCGGGCATTTCCGATCGCGGCGCCGTGTACGGCCCAATGGCCGAAGTCACGTACCACAGCCTTCAGTACATGACAGAAGAAGACGTCAAGGCGATGGCCGTTTATCTGAAGACCTTGCCGGACAAGAGCGGCCGCAAGTCCGGGCCGTCGGCGCCCACTAATACCAACGTGTTCGCGCTCGGCGAAAAAATCTACGCCGACAAATGCGCGCTCTGCCACGGCGCGAAGGGCGAAGGCAAGTTGCAGCATTACCCGCCGCTCGCGGGCAACCAGTCGATCGAAATGGACTCCGCGGTCAATCCGATCCGCATTGTGCTGAACGGCGGATTCCCGCCGGGCACGCGGCGTAATCCGGAACCGTACGGCATGCCGCCGTTCGGTCAGGAACTGAACGACACCGACGCCGCCGCCGTGGTCACCTATATCCGCACTGCGTGGGGCAATCACGGCCAGCCCGTGACGTCGCGCGAGGTCAACGAGTTGCGCAACGCGCCGCTGCATTGA
- a CDS encoding c-type cytochrome: MHRRTIGSSVLFALYLIWSGVALAADASGAMPSAMDERVRACTSCHGVQGQGLNNDYFPRIAGKPADYLFNQLTAFRDGGRTYPPMGYLLAFLPDDYLRKISQYFADLQPPYPNADQSNVAPAVLAAGQRLVTQGDPARKIPACIACHGARMTGTQPGIPGLLGLHASYIAGQMGTWRSGTRHALAPDCMHSIAVKLTDKDITAVSSWLARQPRPADPRPAPPSAERLPLACGSQPQ, translated from the coding sequence GTGCATCGTCGAACTATCGGATCGTCGGTTCTGTTTGCGCTCTATCTGATATGGAGCGGCGTGGCGCTCGCCGCCGACGCGTCCGGCGCCATGCCCTCGGCTATGGACGAACGCGTGCGCGCCTGCACCTCGTGTCATGGCGTGCAGGGCCAAGGCCTGAACAATGATTACTTTCCGCGCATTGCCGGCAAACCGGCCGACTATCTGTTCAATCAGTTGACCGCGTTCCGTGACGGCGGCCGCACCTATCCGCCCATGGGCTATCTGCTCGCCTTCCTGCCCGACGACTATCTGCGCAAGATCAGCCAGTATTTCGCCGATCTGCAGCCGCCCTACCCCAACGCCGATCAAAGCAACGTCGCGCCTGCCGTGCTCGCCGCCGGACAGCGCCTCGTCACGCAGGGCGATCCGGCTCGCAAGATACCCGCATGCATTGCGTGCCATGGCGCGCGCATGACCGGCACGCAACCCGGCATACCCGGCCTGCTCGGTCTGCACGCGAGTTATATCGCCGGACAGATGGGCACCTGGCGCTCGGGCACGCGGCACGCGCTCGCGCCGGACTGCATGCATTCGATCGCCGTCAAGCTGACCGACAAAGACATCACCGCGGTATCGAGCTGGCTTGCGCGCCAGCCGCGTCCTGCCGATCCGCGGCCCGCGCCGCCATCCGCGGAACGGCTGCCTCTCGCCTGCGGGAGCCAACCGCAATGA
- a CDS encoding LysR family transcriptional regulator, with protein MTQRGFDLTQLRTFVAVAESGSVSAGAERVFLSQSSVSEQLKKLEERAGQPLFVRSKQGVSATPAGSRLLDHARRIIAMSEAAFEDLQGRSLDGELRIAITDYYRPHDIARILKTFAEQHPRLKLHVTVLPSAVIDSNAGDDASFDIGLSLRLVTDNARAASRRTGAQSTVVRREKLLWVSAADSGPRPATPYSLVLLPSSCQLQRFVVKLLDEHKVPYVVSHSASGVAGLQLALKAGLGISCLNESSIGGGVVACPASVGLPALPAVEFHLLPGRIGETELVSNARTALMALFS; from the coding sequence ATGACCCAGCGTGGATTTGACCTGACGCAGTTGCGGACCTTTGTCGCCGTCGCCGAATCGGGCAGCGTTTCGGCGGGCGCGGAGCGGGTGTTCCTGTCGCAGTCCTCGGTCAGCGAACAGTTGAAAAAACTCGAGGAGCGTGCCGGCCAGCCGCTGTTCGTGCGCAGCAAGCAGGGCGTGAGCGCCACGCCGGCCGGCAGCCGGCTGCTCGACCACGCGCGGCGCATCATCGCAATGAGCGAGGCCGCGTTCGAAGACCTGCAAGGCCGTTCGCTCGACGGCGAATTGCGCATCGCCATCACGGACTACTACCGTCCGCACGACATCGCGCGCATTCTCAAAACGTTCGCGGAGCAGCACCCGCGCCTGAAGCTGCACGTCACGGTGCTGCCGAGCGCGGTAATCGACAGCAACGCGGGCGACGATGCGTCGTTCGACATCGGGCTCTCGCTGCGGCTCGTCACCGACAACGCGCGCGCCGCGAGCCGCCGCACCGGCGCGCAAAGCACGGTTGTGCGGCGCGAGAAACTGTTGTGGGTCAGCGCGGCCGATTCGGGCCCGCGACCGGCCACGCCCTATTCGCTCGTGTTGCTGCCGTCGAGCTGCCAGTTGCAGCGCTTTGTCGTGAAGCTGCTGGACGAGCACAAGGTGCCGTACGTGGTGTCGCACTCCGCATCAGGCGTGGCCGGTTTGCAACTCGCGCTGAAGGCCGGGCTCGGCATATCCTGTCTGAACGAATCGTCGATTGGCGGCGGCGTCGTGGCCTGTCCGGCGAGCGTGGGCTTGCCCGCTTTGCCCGCCGTCGAGTTTCATCTGCTGCCTGGGCGAATCGGCGAAACCGAACTCGTCAGCAATGCTCGCACCGCCTTGATGGCACTTTTCAGTTGA
- a CDS encoding MFS transporter encodes MGSETIVGLGSSGGRTASHRWKVLGVGFAANASFSAAFSGIPTTAVFLRSGYHLGNDGLGLVLGMLGLGIAVSELPWGLLTDRWGDRRVLLLGLLSTAAALAGLALFVVPSAAHVPSVTMLALGLLLVGLLGGSVNGSSGRAVMAWFREGERGLAMSIRQTAVPAGGGLGALLLPVLASRFGFASAYSVLALACAITAAFAWRWLHEPSHADADGAREVRDTAAASGMPARVSPLRDIGIWRVALGAGALCVPQLAVVTFGTVFLHDFSRAGVLAISVTMAAVQTGAAIARVWSGGWTDRRGNRRAYMRACSLLTAVLFASLALLTGVAGMHHMAMTAVFAAMVVLGGVSASAWHGVAFTELATLAGTSRAGTALAIGNTCVFLTLFLTPLAIPPLLSIGSWPMVWAVTSVCALVALPVFPRAAREAKVSTARACDATR; translated from the coding sequence ATGGGAAGCGAAACAATTGTGGGCCTGGGTTCGTCCGGCGGGCGAACGGCGAGTCATCGATGGAAAGTGCTGGGCGTCGGATTCGCCGCAAACGCGAGTTTTTCGGCCGCGTTCTCGGGAATTCCGACGACGGCGGTTTTCTTGCGCTCGGGATATCACCTGGGCAATGACGGGCTGGGCCTCGTGCTCGGCATGCTCGGCCTCGGCATCGCGGTCAGCGAATTGCCGTGGGGCTTGCTGACCGACCGGTGGGGCGACCGGCGCGTTCTGCTGCTCGGACTGCTTTCGACCGCGGCCGCGCTAGCCGGCCTGGCGCTGTTCGTCGTGCCGTCCGCTGCGCATGTGCCGAGCGTGACGATGCTCGCGCTCGGCCTGTTGCTGGTCGGACTGCTCGGCGGCAGCGTCAACGGTTCGAGCGGCCGCGCGGTGATGGCATGGTTTCGCGAGGGTGAGCGCGGCCTCGCTATGAGTATCCGCCAGACGGCGGTGCCCGCGGGCGGCGGCTTGGGCGCATTGCTGCTGCCGGTGCTCGCGTCGCGCTTCGGGTTCGCGAGCGCCTATAGCGTGCTGGCGCTTGCCTGTGCGATCACGGCGGCGTTCGCGTGGCGCTGGTTGCACGAACCTTCTCATGCCGATGCGGACGGCGCGCGGGAAGTTCGCGACACGGCAGCGGCGAGCGGCATGCCGGCCAGGGTCTCGCCGTTGCGCGACATCGGCATCTGGCGCGTGGCGCTCGGCGCCGGCGCGCTGTGCGTGCCGCAACTCGCTGTGGTGACGTTCGGCACGGTGTTTCTCCACGATTTCAGCCGCGCCGGCGTGCTGGCGATCAGCGTAACGATGGCCGCGGTGCAAACGGGCGCTGCGATCGCGCGGGTCTGGAGCGGCGGTTGGACCGACCGGCGCGGCAACCGGCGCGCCTATATGCGCGCCTGTAGTCTGCTGACCGCCGTGCTGTTCGCCTCGCTCGCGCTGCTGACGGGCGTAGCCGGCATGCATCACATGGCGATGACGGCGGTATTCGCGGCGATGGTCGTGCTGGGCGGTGTGAGCGCGTCGGCATGGCACGGCGTGGCCTTCACGGAACTCGCCACGCTGGCAGGGACAAGCCGTGCGGGCACCGCGCTCGCGATCGGCAACACCTGTGTGTTTCTCACGCTGTTCCTGACGCCGCTGGCGATTCCGCCGCTGTTGTCGATCGGTTCGTGGCCGATGGTATGGGCTGTGACCAGCGTCTGCGCATTGGTGGCGTTGCCGGTGTTCCCGCGCGCGGCGCGCGAAGCCAAAGTGAGTACGGCGCGCGCTTGCGACGCAACTCGATGA
- a CDS encoding response regulator transcription factor: MSIRIILADDHPFVILGVRAALEMQAGITVVDQATDPVSLIECLRSTPCDVLVTDLSMPDHSFAVDDGLNLVRRIRSCWPQLRIVVMTTLTNPAILRAIVSDGAVSMVGKAESMDELRQAVLAARDGHAYLGRSIIEALAHPQDCECERPPAPRLTGKQAEVVRLLVSGQSISDIAAALGCDRRTVTRQKREAMAKLGVTNDPGLFSYVRAYGILNF; the protein is encoded by the coding sequence GTGAGTATTCGAATTATCCTAGCGGACGATCATCCATTCGTAATCCTTGGCGTCCGCGCCGCGCTGGAAATGCAGGCCGGCATCACCGTCGTCGATCAGGCGACGGATCCCGTTTCGCTGATCGAATGCTTGCGGAGCACGCCCTGCGATGTTCTCGTTACCGATCTCTCGATGCCGGATCATTCATTCGCCGTCGACGACGGTCTCAATCTCGTGCGACGCATCCGCAGTTGCTGGCCGCAATTGCGCATCGTGGTAATGACAACTCTGACAAACCCCGCGATTCTTCGCGCCATTGTGTCGGACGGCGCCGTGAGCATGGTCGGTAAAGCTGAGTCGATGGACGAACTTCGACAAGCGGTCTTGGCGGCTCGAGATGGTCACGCGTACCTCGGACGTTCCATCATCGAAGCACTGGCGCATCCGCAGGATTGCGAGTGCGAACGACCGCCGGCGCCGCGTTTGACGGGCAAGCAGGCCGAAGTTGTCAGGCTGCTGGTCAGTGGCCAATCGATCTCCGACATCGCGGCTGCGCTCGGTTGCGATCGCCGCACGGTCACGCGGCAAAAACGCGAGGCAATGGCAAAATTAGGCGTCACCAATGATCCCGGTCTTTTCTCTTACGTGCGTGCTTATGGAATTCTTAATTTTTAA
- a CDS encoding response regulator transcription factor: MRDTAEVSTPVRAIIADDHPLVLLAIENLMSGYPNMEIVGRAADATELFAEIDRSSCDLVLMDLYMPGGSDGSGLEAVRQFKTRYPDIALVVLTMETEAAELQKVISLGVEGLVSKRDRIDLIHVAVITALARECYVGPAVRALIADATAIQRLDYVRKVLSRRELEVFTQYASGYGVTEIAARLERSVKTISAQKCTAMRKLALRSDAELFRFAVEYGVIPEERIPKRRCAGQ, encoded by the coding sequence ATGCGCGACACCGCCGAGGTAAGCACCCCCGTTCGCGCGATCATCGCGGACGATCACCCATTGGTGCTGTTGGCGATTGAAAACCTGATGAGCGGCTATCCGAATATGGAAATTGTCGGTCGTGCAGCCGACGCCACCGAACTCTTCGCGGAAATCGATCGCAGTTCATGCGACCTTGTGCTCATGGACCTCTACATGCCGGGCGGTTCGGATGGCAGCGGACTGGAAGCCGTCAGGCAATTCAAGACGCGGTACCCGGACATCGCGCTCGTCGTGCTCACCATGGAAACCGAGGCGGCCGAACTTCAAAAGGTGATTTCGCTCGGCGTCGAAGGACTGGTGAGCAAACGCGACCGGATCGACCTGATCCACGTGGCCGTCATCACGGCGTTGGCGCGCGAGTGCTATGTCGGGCCCGCGGTGCGGGCGTTGATCGCGGACGCAACGGCGATCCAGCGGCTCGACTATGTCCGGAAGGTTCTCTCGCGCCGCGAACTCGAAGTGTTCACCCAGTATGCGTCGGGGTACGGCGTGACTGAGATCGCCGCGCGTTTGGAGCGCAGCGTCAAAACGATCAGCGCGCAGAAGTGCACTGCCATGCGCAAGCTGGCCCTGCGCAGCGACGCGGAACTGTTCCGGTTCGCGGTCGAGTACGGCGTGATTCCCGAGGAGCGCATCCCGAAGCGGCGATGCGCCGGGCAGTAA
- a CDS encoding response regulator transcription factor has product MRQKIRVIIADDHDCVRVGVKRVLQAAPHIECVGEAADTQGLAELLDDRACDVVVSDVSMPGIDGGSNAVSFLRRLLRGQSHPCVVVLTMICHAHMLSGLLHIGVGGIVDKRETVTALIDAIEAAFAGHIYLSEHARVAIDAADAPPQLRAGMLSAREWEVFQLYVQGLAVHEIAVRLQRSGKTISTQKRSAMRKLGLETEADLIDYARQIGLA; this is encoded by the coding sequence ATGAGACAGAAGATCCGCGTCATCATCGCAGACGATCACGACTGCGTTCGCGTCGGCGTCAAGCGCGTGCTGCAAGCCGCGCCGCACATCGAATGTGTCGGCGAAGCGGCCGACACGCAGGGGCTGGCGGAGTTGCTCGACGACCGCGCGTGCGACGTCGTCGTTTCCGATGTCAGCATGCCAGGCATCGATGGCGGCAGCAACGCGGTGTCGTTTTTGCGCCGCCTGCTGCGGGGCCAGTCGCATCCTTGCGTCGTGGTCCTCACCATGATCTGTCATGCACACATGCTGTCCGGACTTTTGCATATCGGCGTGGGCGGAATCGTCGATAAACGCGAGACTGTCACCGCATTGATCGATGCGATTGAGGCCGCTTTTGCCGGGCACATCTATCTGTCGGAACACGCGCGGGTCGCGATCGATGCGGCCGACGCGCCGCCGCAACTGCGCGCCGGCATGCTGAGCGCACGCGAGTGGGAAGTATTCCAGCTTTATGTGCAAGGTCTTGCCGTCCATGAGATCGCGGTGCGACTGCAGCGCAGCGGCAAGACCATCAGTACGCAAAAACGTAGCGCGATGCGCAAGCTTGGGCTGGAAACGGAAGCCGACCTGATCGATTATGCGCGGCAGATTGGATTGGCCTGA
- the aqpZ gene encoding aquaporin Z: MDALGKRLLFEGVGTAWLVFVGCGSIVLNVGAIQQAGGVLEVALAFGLALATAIYCFGGVSGGHFNPAVTVGFTVAQRFPVRDLLPYIASQILGAIVAAALLLYVAGGRPGFDLAASEFAANGFGDHSPADYQLHSAVAVEFVLAFGFVMASLLIAHRRDMAPIAPLVIGACLVLVYLVSIPVTNGSVNPARSTAQALFVGDWALDQLWLFWAAPLSGGVMAGALFSFVHGKADLAAATLADGRGEVA, translated from the coding sequence ATGGATGCGTTAGGTAAGCGGTTGTTATTCGAGGGTGTCGGAACGGCGTGGCTGGTGTTCGTCGGCTGCGGCAGCATCGTGTTGAACGTCGGTGCGATCCAGCAGGCGGGCGGTGTGCTGGAAGTCGCGCTGGCATTTGGCCTCGCCCTCGCTACGGCCATCTATTGCTTCGGCGGCGTGTCCGGCGGTCATTTCAATCCCGCTGTCACCGTAGGTTTCACGGTCGCGCAACGTTTTCCGGTCAGGGATCTGCTCCCCTATATTGCGTCGCAGATTCTCGGTGCGATCGTTGCCGCCGCGCTACTGCTTTACGTGGCGGGCGGGCGTCCAGGGTTTGATCTGGCCGCGAGCGAGTTCGCGGCAAACGGCTTCGGCGACCATTCTCCTGCCGACTATCAACTGCATTCTGCGGTGGCCGTCGAGTTCGTGCTGGCCTTCGGTTTCGTCATGGCAAGCCTGTTGATCGCCCACAGGCGAGACATGGCGCCGATCGCGCCGCTGGTCATCGGCGCTTGCCTGGTCCTGGTCTATCTGGTGTCGATTCCGGTGACCAACGGCTCGGTCAATCCCGCCCGCTCCACGGCCCAGGCGCTGTTCGTCGGCGACTGGGCGCTGGATCAGCTTTGGCTGTTCTGGGCCGCGCCGCTGTCGGGCGGTGTCATGGCTGGGGCGCTCTTCTCGTTTGTGCACGGCAAGGCAGACCTCGCCGCCGCCACGCTCGCCGACGGGCGCGGCGAAGTTGCCTGA